The following proteins are co-located in the Bordetella bronchialis genome:
- a CDS encoding FAD-binding oxidoreductase produces the protein MTADAYAQRVDALRAALRRQSADGAPLGLAKRTSNLFRDREEGAKRRLDLSAFHHVNAVDAAAGTVEVEGLATYEALVDATLPHGVMPAVVPQLKTITVGGAVAGVGIEATSFRHGLAHDTMLSLDVLLPGGDIVTCTPDNAHRDLFHGFPNSYGTLGYALRLVMRTLPVRPYVKVAHVRSGSPREFFDALAMACDSDADFVDGVVFDGHTMVLSTGRFVADAEWVGDYTYEHIYYRSLLERPVDYLSTYGYLWRWDTDWFWCSKNLGAQHPLLRRLYGRSRLNSRTYTRLMRFNSRWGLTRRLARWRGLHPESVIQDVDIPIAHAAGFLEFLLREIGVLPIWICPIRVPASSAAFTLYPVRPGELYVNFGFWDVVRSRTPREPGYFNRLIEQEVLRCGGIKSLYSDVYLSRDGFDKAYGMEAYEALKDKYDPGRAMLGLYEKCVGRR, from the coding sequence ATGACCGCTGACGCCTATGCGCAACGCGTCGACGCGCTGCGCGCCGCCTTGCGGCGCCAGTCCGCCGATGGCGCGCCGCTGGGACTGGCCAAGCGTACGTCGAACCTGTTCCGCGACCGCGAGGAAGGCGCCAAGCGGCGCCTGGACCTGAGCGCCTTCCATCACGTCAATGCCGTGGACGCGGCCGCCGGCACGGTGGAGGTCGAAGGCCTGGCGACCTACGAGGCCCTGGTGGACGCCACGCTGCCGCACGGCGTCATGCCGGCGGTAGTGCCGCAGCTCAAGACGATCACCGTGGGCGGCGCGGTGGCGGGGGTGGGGATCGAGGCGACCTCTTTCCGCCATGGCCTGGCGCACGACACGATGCTGTCGCTGGACGTTCTGCTGCCGGGTGGGGATATCGTGACCTGCACGCCGGACAACGCGCATCGCGATCTGTTCCATGGCTTTCCCAATTCCTACGGCACGCTGGGCTACGCCTTGCGCCTGGTGATGCGGACGTTGCCGGTGCGGCCTTATGTCAAAGTGGCGCACGTCCGTAGCGGGTCGCCCCGGGAGTTCTTCGATGCGTTGGCGATGGCCTGCGATAGCGATGCGGATTTCGTCGACGGGGTGGTGTTCGACGGCCATACCATGGTGCTGAGCACGGGGCGCTTCGTGGCGGACGCCGAATGGGTCGGCGACTATACCTACGAACATATCTACTACCGGTCCTTGCTGGAGCGGCCGGTCGATTATCTGAGTACCTATGGCTATCTTTGGCGGTGGGATACGGATTGGTTCTGGTGCTCGAAGAACCTGGGCGCGCAGCATCCGCTGCTTCGACGCCTGTACGGGCGATCGCGATTGAATTCCCGTACTTATACCCGGTTGATGCGCTTCAATTCGCGTTGGGGATTGACGCGGCGGCTGGCGCGGTGGCGGGGGCTGCATCCTGAGTCGGTGATCCAGGATGTCGATATTCCGATCGCGCATGCGGCGGGGTTTCTGGAGTTCCTGCTGCGGGAGATCGGGGTGTTGCCGATCTGGATCTGTCCGATCCGGGTGCCGGCTTCCAGTGCGGCGTTCACGCTTTATCCGGTGCGGCCGGGGGAGCTTTATGTGAACTTCGGGTTCTGGGATGTGGTGCGGAGCCGCACGCCGCGCGAGCCGGGGTATTTCAATCGGCTGATCGAGCAGGAGGTTTTGCGGTGTGGGGGGATCAAGTCGCTGTATTCGGATGTTTATCTCAGTCGGGATGGGTTCGATAAGGCGTACGGGATGGAGGCGTATGAGGCCTTGAAGGACAAGTACGATCCTGGGCGGGCGATGTTGGGGCTTTATGAGAAGTGCGTGGGGCGGAGGTAG
- a CDS encoding ABC transporter permease, with the protein MDAEHTVVRRRGRFPWARFLHRAFVALMYLFMLCPLIVVVWLSFFKDAILYFPPSGYTVQWYVKAWANEAFANGFVFSLQVALLAAVCGVALGVMASLGMMRYRFAGASWVNTMLLSPLLVPGIVAGIAIYLFYLRAENFLDRDIVGTYGGLVIAHVCLTIPWTVRLVSASMAGLDPSIEEAARNLGASGRVAFMRITLPMLRPAIVAAALFSFIVSFENLELSLSLVGPGRTTLPIAIMQYLEFNLDPTIAAVSSVQILLLGLIMLATDRFVKLSQVV; encoded by the coding sequence ATGGACGCGGAGCACACCGTGGTCAGGCGCCGAGGCCGCTTTCCCTGGGCCAGGTTCCTGCACCGGGCCTTCGTCGCGTTGATGTACCTGTTCATGCTTTGCCCGCTGATCGTCGTGGTGTGGCTCAGCTTTTTCAAAGACGCCATCCTGTACTTCCCGCCCTCCGGCTACACCGTGCAGTGGTACGTCAAGGCCTGGGCCAACGAAGCCTTCGCCAACGGCTTCGTTTTCAGTTTGCAGGTCGCGCTCCTGGCCGCGGTATGTGGCGTCGCCCTGGGCGTGATGGCGTCGTTGGGGATGATGCGCTACCGCTTCGCGGGCGCGTCGTGGGTCAACACCATGCTGCTGTCGCCCCTGCTCGTGCCCGGCATCGTCGCCGGCATCGCGATCTACCTGTTCTACCTGCGCGCAGAAAACTTCCTGGATCGTGACATCGTCGGGACCTATGGCGGCCTGGTCATCGCGCACGTCTGCCTGACGATACCGTGGACCGTGCGACTGGTCAGCGCCAGCATGGCCGGCCTGGATCCGTCCATCGAAGAGGCCGCCCGCAACCTGGGCGCCAGCGGGCGCGTCGCCTTCATGCGGATCACGCTGCCCATGCTGCGGCCGGCCATCGTCGCGGCCGCCCTGTTCAGCTTCATCGTCTCGTTCGAGAACCTGGAGTTATCGCTGTCGCTGGTGGGCCCCGGGCGTACCACCCTGCCCATCGCGATCATGCAATACCTGGAATTCAACCTCGACCCGACCATCGCCGCCGTCTCGTCCGTACAGATCCTGCTGCTGGGCCTGATCATGCTGGCGACCGACCGCTTCGTCAAACTCAGCCAGGTAGTGTAA
- a CDS encoding ABC transporter ATP-binding protein produces the protein MAKVSLENLHKQFGASVAVADFSLEIADGELVAFLGPSGCGKTTTLRMIAGFLAPSAGSIRIGGKDVTDLPVHKRDTGMVFQRYALFPHMTVAQNVAFGLEMHKVPGAERDARIRDVLDMVRMAALRDRYPRQLSGGQQQRVAIARALAIQPKVFLLDEPLSNLDAKLRVEVREEIRALQQRLGLTTVFVTHDQEEALAMADRMAIMHDGKVQQVGTPEALYEKPANLFVADFLGKMNFFRGGLADGGVFGTEKGTRIRVQGGPAGARHVGVRPERVRLSAEAGGGNALPGVVESTVYLGSLLEVRVRLESGETILSQLPNGANGANDAVASDRRGAPTQAGTRVWACFEPVDCVMFAE, from the coding sequence ATGGCCAAGGTGTCCCTGGAGAACCTGCATAAGCAATTCGGCGCATCCGTCGCGGTCGCCGACTTCTCGCTGGAAATCGCCGATGGCGAACTGGTCGCCTTCCTGGGGCCCAGCGGCTGCGGCAAGACCACCACGCTGCGCATGATCGCGGGCTTCCTCGCGCCTTCGGCGGGCAGCATACGCATCGGCGGCAAGGACGTCACCGACCTCCCCGTGCACAAGCGCGATACCGGCATGGTCTTCCAGCGCTATGCCTTGTTTCCCCACATGACCGTGGCGCAGAACGTCGCCTTCGGACTCGAAATGCATAAAGTCCCCGGCGCCGAGCGCGATGCGCGCATCCGCGACGTGCTGGACATGGTGCGCATGGCCGCGCTGCGCGACCGCTATCCGCGGCAACTCTCGGGTGGGCAGCAGCAGCGGGTGGCGATCGCCCGGGCGCTGGCCATCCAGCCCAAGGTGTTCCTGCTGGACGAACCGCTGTCCAACCTGGATGCCAAGCTGCGTGTCGAAGTGCGCGAGGAAATCCGCGCGCTGCAGCAGCGGCTGGGCCTGACCACGGTGTTCGTCACGCATGACCAGGAGGAAGCCCTGGCCATGGCCGACCGCATGGCGATCATGCACGACGGCAAGGTGCAGCAGGTCGGCACGCCGGAGGCCCTGTACGAAAAGCCCGCCAATCTGTTCGTGGCGGATTTCCTGGGCAAGATGAATTTCTTCCGCGGCGGGCTGGCGGACGGCGGCGTATTCGGTACCGAGAAAGGCACGCGCATCCGCGTCCAGGGCGGGCCGGCCGGCGCGCGCCACGTGGGCGTGCGCCCCGAACGCGTGCGCCTGTCCGCCGAAGCGGGTGGCGGCAATGCGCTGCCCGGCGTGGTGGAATCCACGGTGTACCTGGGTTCGCTGCTGGAAGTGCGGGTCAGGCTGGAAAGCGGCGAAACGATCCTGAGCCAACTGCCCAACGGCGCCAATGGCGCCAACGATGCCGTGGCAAGCGACAGGCGGGGCGCGCCGACCCAGGCCGGGACACGCGTGTGGGCCTGCTTCGAGCCCGTGGACTGCGTGATGTTCGCGGAGTGA
- a CDS encoding ABC transporter permease, producing the protein MAATSSVPAVATRPNGRPVRLGAGLAFPASLAVLLIIMVPLLQLVRYSFNHFDPNEMMQQAFTAENYVRFFADPYYRDVFLTTIGVAALCTVLALGLGFPVAYFLARTESRYKSLFVILLVFPLMVGSVVRAAGWMVILGNAGIVNAVLKGLGLIEHSLQLMYTPTAVIVGTTAVVMPYLILTLQSVLEGMDFAVEEAARNLGAGFFTTFRRVVLPIAAPGVAAGTMLVFILCMNAYATPVLLGGTGLTMMAPALYDQITRASNWPFGSAMALVLVCATLVMALLSNWLIHRRYVRTMAS; encoded by the coding sequence ATGGCCGCCACATCGTCCGTCCCGGCTGTCGCCACGCGCCCCAATGGCAGGCCGGTGCGCCTGGGCGCCGGCCTGGCCTTTCCGGCCTCGCTGGCGGTACTGCTGATCATCATGGTTCCGCTGCTGCAGCTGGTGCGCTACAGCTTCAATCATTTCGATCCCAACGAGATGATGCAGCAGGCCTTCACGGCCGAAAACTATGTGCGCTTCTTTGCCGATCCCTACTATCGCGACGTATTCCTGACCACGATAGGCGTGGCCGCCCTGTGCACCGTGCTTGCCCTGGGGCTGGGCTTTCCGGTGGCCTACTTCCTGGCGCGCACGGAAAGCCGCTACAAGAGCCTTTTCGTCATCCTGCTGGTCTTTCCCTTGATGGTCGGCAGCGTCGTGCGGGCCGCGGGCTGGATGGTGATACTGGGCAATGCCGGCATCGTCAACGCCGTCCTGAAGGGGCTGGGCCTGATCGAGCATTCCCTGCAGCTCATGTACACGCCCACGGCCGTCATCGTCGGCACCACCGCGGTGGTCATGCCCTACCTGATCCTGACCTTGCAGAGCGTGCTGGAAGGCATGGACTTCGCCGTGGAGGAAGCGGCCCGCAACCTGGGAGCAGGCTTCTTCACCACCTTCCGCCGCGTCGTCCTGCCGATTGCCGCGCCGGGGGTTGCCGCCGGAACCATGCTGGTGTTCATCCTGTGCATGAACGCCTATGCCACGCCGGTGCTGCTGGGCGGCACCGGGCTGACGATGATGGCGCCGGCGCTGTACGACCAGATCACGCGCGCGTCCAACTGGCCCTTCGGATCCGCCATGGCGCTGGTCCTGGTGTGCGCCACCCTCGTCATGGCCCTGCTGTCCAACTGGCTGATCCATCGCCGCTACGTCAGGACCATGGCGTCCTGA
- a CDS encoding metal-dependent hydrolase family protein: MTAILFKNANLLDPESPELREGMHVLVEDGAIKEVSDRPIVAQSARQIDVRGRTLMPGLIDLHVHVMATQLNLSTQGMLPDALVMMRSVPIMAAMLRRGFTTVRDAGGAGWGLKCAVEEGTVVGPRLFISGRAISQTGGHGDSRPRSDHLRPMSFCGCCFRAGDIGRVADGVDDVRKAVRQELQMGADQIKIMASGGVASPTDPIASFGYSEDEIRAIVAEARGRQTYVLAHAYTAEAISRAVKCGVRTIEHGNLIDDDAAAVMATHGAFVVPTLVTYEALANEGAEYGLPPDSVAKIATVRTAGLKSLEIYKRAGVKMGYGSDLLGPSQRLQSDEFRLRAQVLSPHEVIQSATSIAAEVLNMRDRLGRIVPGAIADVLVVDGNPYKDVSCLLGQGDHIPLVMKDGKIFHDALEA, encoded by the coding sequence ATGACCGCCATCCTGTTCAAGAACGCCAACCTGCTGGACCCGGAATCGCCCGAACTGCGCGAAGGCATGCACGTGCTGGTCGAAGACGGTGCGATCAAGGAGGTCTCGGACCGTCCCATCGTCGCGCAATCCGCGCGGCAGATCGACGTGCGAGGCCGCACGCTGATGCCGGGCCTGATCGACCTGCACGTGCACGTGATGGCGACGCAGCTGAACCTGAGCACGCAGGGCATGCTGCCCGACGCCCTGGTCATGATGCGTTCGGTGCCCATCATGGCCGCCATGCTGCGGCGCGGGTTCACCACGGTGCGCGACGCTGGCGGCGCCGGCTGGGGCTTGAAGTGCGCCGTGGAGGAAGGCACGGTGGTCGGACCGCGCCTGTTCATCTCCGGCCGCGCCATCAGCCAGACCGGCGGCCATGGCGACTCGCGTCCGCGTTCGGATCACCTGCGCCCCATGAGTTTCTGCGGCTGCTGCTTCCGCGCCGGCGATATCGGCCGCGTGGCCGATGGCGTCGACGACGTGCGCAAGGCGGTGCGCCAGGAATTGCAGATGGGCGCGGACCAGATCAAGATCATGGCGTCCGGCGGGGTGGCGTCCCCGACCGATCCGATCGCGTCCTTCGGTTACTCGGAAGACGAGATCCGCGCCATCGTCGCGGAGGCCCGCGGCCGGCAAACCTATGTGCTGGCGCACGCCTATACCGCGGAAGCGATCAGCCGCGCCGTCAAATGCGGCGTGCGCACCATCGAGCACGGCAACCTGATCGACGACGACGCGGCCGCGGTAATGGCCACGCACGGCGCCTTTGTGGTGCCCACGCTGGTGACCTACGAGGCCCTGGCCAACGAAGGCGCGGAATACGGCCTGCCGCCCGACAGCGTGGCCAAGATCGCCACCGTGCGCACGGCGGGGCTGAAGTCGCTGGAGATCTACAAGCGCGCCGGCGTAAAGATGGGCTATGGCTCGGACCTGCTGGGACCGTCGCAGCGCCTGCAGAGCGATGAATTCCGCCTGCGCGCGCAGGTGCTGAGCCCGCACGAAGTCATCCAGAGCGCCACCAGTATCGCGGCGGAGGTCCTGAACATGCGGGACCGTCTGGGCCGCATCGTGCCCGGCGCGATCGCGGACGTCCTGGTGGTGGACGGCAACCCCTACAAGGATGTGTCCTGCCTGCTGGGCCAGGGCGACCATATCCCGCTGGTAATGAAGGACGGCAAGATCTTCCACGACGCACTGGAGGCCTGA
- a CDS encoding amidohydrolase family protein gives MAIDNPYANVDVGEESRALNAAKGWHPPSAATHRDRGEGPFNRLVLRGATVIDGTGAPPWGPVDIVVENDRIAALVLVGTPHKPIHPDRRPAAGDRELDCHGKFVTPGFVDSHAHIGTPYHTMSGVAPPADYIYKLWLAHGVTTVREMGSMNGLGWNLDQKEKSEHNEIAAPRILAHVVFPAVNDRVKTIHTPEQGREWVRRIKARGADGIKFFGAPPAIMQAALDEARKVGLRSGCHHAQMAVTRVNALKSAQWGLTSSEHYYGLPEALFENRVVQDFPTDYNYGDEYFRFALAGQTFMQAAQPGSAKWREVMDRFLELDHTFVPTFNIYDANRDLMRARRADWHDDYTWNAIWKYFQPQRGGHGAYWYRWSTTNEIEWKQNYRLWMQFINEYKNLGGRVCAGSDSGFIFQIYGFGFVRELELLQEAGFHPLEVLRAATSLGADLLGVGEDTGSVDVGKRADLLVHDQNPLEDFKLLYGTGAMRLNDDSGKVEWKRSLRYTVKGGVVFDTEQLLADVRELVKGSWEGDPDGPPHAR, from the coding sequence ATGGCCATCGATAATCCCTATGCGAATGTGGACGTCGGCGAGGAATCGCGCGCATTGAACGCCGCCAAGGGCTGGCACCCGCCCTCCGCGGCCACGCATCGCGACCGCGGCGAGGGGCCGTTCAATCGCCTGGTGCTGCGCGGCGCGACCGTGATCGACGGTACCGGCGCGCCGCCCTGGGGACCCGTGGATATCGTGGTGGAGAACGACCGGATCGCCGCTCTGGTCCTGGTGGGCACGCCGCACAAGCCCATCCACCCCGACCGCCGTCCGGCCGCGGGCGACCGCGAGCTGGACTGCCACGGCAAGTTCGTGACGCCCGGTTTCGTGGACTCGCACGCGCACATCGGTACGCCTTACCACACCATGAGCGGCGTGGCGCCGCCGGCCGACTACATCTACAAGCTGTGGCTGGCGCATGGCGTGACCACCGTTCGCGAAATGGGTTCGATGAACGGCCTGGGCTGGAACCTGGACCAGAAAGAAAAGTCCGAACACAACGAGATCGCGGCGCCGCGCATCCTGGCGCACGTGGTCTTTCCCGCGGTGAACGATCGCGTCAAGACCATCCACACGCCGGAACAGGGACGGGAATGGGTGCGCAGGATCAAGGCGCGCGGCGCGGACGGCATCAAGTTTTTCGGCGCGCCGCCCGCCATCATGCAGGCGGCGCTGGACGAGGCCCGCAAGGTAGGCCTGCGGTCCGGCTGCCACCACGCGCAGATGGCGGTCACGCGCGTGAACGCCCTGAAATCGGCGCAATGGGGGCTGACAAGCTCCGAACACTATTACGGCCTGCCCGAGGCCCTGTTCGAGAACCGTGTCGTGCAGGATTTCCCCACGGACTACAACTACGGCGACGAATATTTCCGCTTCGCGCTGGCCGGGCAGACCTTCATGCAGGCGGCGCAGCCCGGCAGCGCCAAGTGGCGCGAGGTGATGGACCGTTTCCTGGAGCTGGACCACACCTTCGTGCCCACCTTCAACATCTACGACGCCAACCGCGACCTGATGCGGGCACGCCGCGCCGATTGGCACGACGACTACACCTGGAACGCCATCTGGAAGTACTTCCAGCCCCAGCGTGGCGGGCATGGCGCCTATTGGTACCGCTGGAGCACCACCAACGAGATCGAGTGGAAGCAGAACTACCGCCTGTGGATGCAGTTCATCAACGAGTACAAGAACCTGGGCGGGCGGGTCTGCGCGGGCAGCGACTCGGGTTTCATCTTCCAGATCTACGGCTTCGGTTTCGTGCGCGAACTGGAATTGCTGCAGGAGGCCGGCTTCCATCCGCTGGAAGTCTTGCGCGCCGCCACGTCGCTGGGCGCGGACCTGCTGGGCGTGGGCGAGGACACGGGATCGGTGGACGTGGGCAAGCGCGCGGACCTGCTGGTGCATGACCAGAACCCGCTGGAAGACTTCAAGCTGCTATACGGCACCGGCGCCATGCGCCTGAACGACGACAGCGGCAAGGTGGAATGGAAACGCTCGTTGCGCTACACCGTGAAGGGCGGCGTGGTGTTCGACACCGAACAGCTGCTTGCCGACGTGCGGGAGCTGGTCAAGGGCAGCTGGGAAGGAGACCCCGATGGACCGCCCCACGCCCGTTGA
- a CDS encoding ABC transporter substrate-binding protein: MNHENPRRRRFLRTAGGLALAPALPLLPGMARAAGKEVIVGTWGGDYQNLLQQYISPLVAKQDINVVFDTGNAVPRLTKLRSERNSRRGSMDVALLGEVDMYDGSRSGALSPIQEHQSALPNLANVYDQFKTPYSIPHIFSAMTLVYNTQQFSSPPDSVQIMLDPKYKGRVGFSDILYLYNGLFLGAGQSGGRFESFEPGKKFLEQLAKNKPRVYPSNEAVATAFKSGEIWMACMWKARALQWRDAGLPLAFTIPKEGTIPVTFEGAVPKNARNPDAAWTYMNALLEPEGQVHFARAMGYAPTVRNAPLPPDLQQRVGFTDAELKRIYPYELEKLVATKAEFLDYWTKSFKGAL, encoded by the coding sequence ATGAACCACGAGAACCCGCGGCGTCGCCGCTTTTTGAGAACCGCCGGCGGACTGGCGCTGGCGCCCGCGCTGCCGCTGCTGCCTGGCATGGCCCGGGCGGCCGGCAAGGAAGTGATCGTCGGAACCTGGGGCGGCGATTACCAGAACCTGCTGCAGCAATACATCTCGCCTTTGGTGGCCAAGCAGGACATCAACGTGGTCTTCGACACCGGCAACGCGGTGCCGCGCCTGACCAAGCTGCGGTCCGAACGCAATTCCCGCCGCGGCAGCATGGACGTCGCGCTGCTGGGCGAGGTCGACATGTACGACGGCTCGCGGTCCGGCGCCCTGTCGCCCATCCAGGAACACCAGTCCGCCCTGCCCAATCTGGCGAACGTATACGACCAGTTCAAGACGCCGTACTCCATTCCGCATATCTTCAGCGCGATGACGCTGGTCTACAACACGCAGCAGTTCTCATCGCCGCCGGATTCGGTGCAGATCATGCTGGACCCCAAGTACAAGGGCCGCGTCGGGTTCTCCGACATCCTCTATCTGTACAACGGCCTGTTCCTGGGCGCCGGCCAGAGCGGCGGCCGCTTCGAAAGTTTCGAGCCCGGCAAGAAATTCCTGGAGCAACTGGCCAAGAACAAGCCGCGCGTCTATCCCTCCAATGAAGCGGTGGCGACGGCCTTCAAGTCCGGCGAGATCTGGATGGCCTGCATGTGGAAGGCGCGCGCGCTGCAATGGCGCGACGCCGGCCTGCCGCTGGCGTTCACCATTCCGAAGGAAGGCACGATACCGGTAACTTTCGAAGGCGCCGTTCCCAAAAACGCCCGCAATCCGGACGCGGCCTGGACGTATATGAACGCGCTGCTGGAGCCGGAGGGACAGGTCCACTTCGCGCGAGCCATGGGCTATGCGCCCACCGTGCGTAACGCGCCGCTGCCCCCGGACCTGCAGCAGCGCGTCGGCTTTACCGACGCAGAGCTGAAGCGCATCTATCCGTACGAGCTGGAAAAGCTGGTGGCCACCAAGGCCGAGTTCCTGGACTACTGGACCAAGTCGTTCAAGGGCGCGCTGTAG
- a CDS encoding acetyl-CoA acetyltransferase yields the protein MNQPLRRGSVAIVGAAESDLGKVAPGLGPIDLMAQATARALDDCGLSLRDVDAVFATTSQSRMPTLALCEYLGIQPRYHDATNMGGASFMTMVGRAQAAIEAGLCEVALIAYGSTQRSMGRANVAAPDLNPHETPYRPLYTASSYALAASRHMHEYGTTRRQLAEIAVAARQWALRNPAAWEKKPLTVDEVLASPMISEPLTLRDCCLVTDGGGALIVTSAARARDLRRPPAYMLGVGEAISHYSISAMPDLTATAAAQSGALAYRMAGLAPGDMDVAQLYDAFTITTLLFLEDLGFCPKGEGGRYVENGRIAPGGEMPVNTSGGGLSYCHPGMYGIFALIEAVRQLRGDCGERQIAGCQTALAHGNGGTLSSQSTVILGSAAVL from the coding sequence ATGAACCAGCCATTGCGACGCGGCAGCGTGGCCATCGTCGGCGCCGCCGAATCCGACCTGGGCAAGGTCGCGCCGGGCCTGGGTCCCATCGACCTCATGGCGCAGGCCACGGCGCGCGCGCTCGACGACTGCGGGCTGTCCCTGCGCGACGTGGACGCCGTATTCGCCACCACATCGCAAAGCCGCATGCCCACCCTGGCGCTATGCGAATACCTGGGCATCCAGCCGCGCTATCACGACGCCACCAATATGGGCGGCGCCTCGTTCATGACGATGGTCGGACGCGCGCAGGCCGCCATCGAAGCCGGCCTGTGCGAAGTCGCGCTGATCGCCTACGGCAGCACCCAGCGCAGCATGGGCCGCGCCAATGTCGCCGCGCCCGACCTCAATCCGCACGAAACGCCCTACCGCCCGCTGTACACGGCCAGCTCCTATGCGCTGGCGGCCTCCCGCCACATGCATGAATACGGCACCACGCGGCGGCAACTGGCGGAAATCGCCGTGGCGGCGCGGCAGTGGGCCTTGCGCAATCCCGCGGCGTGGGAGAAAAAGCCCTTGACGGTCGATGAGGTGCTGGCATCGCCCATGATCAGCGAGCCGCTGACGCTGCGCGACTGCTGCCTGGTCACGGACGGGGGCGGGGCGCTGATCGTGACAAGCGCCGCACGCGCCCGCGACCTGCGCCGCCCGCCGGCCTATATGCTCGGCGTGGGCGAGGCCATCAGCCACTACTCGATTTCCGCGATGCCCGACCTGACCGCCACCGCGGCCGCGCAATCCGGCGCCCTGGCCTACCGCATGGCGGGCCTGGCGCCCGGCGACATGGACGTGGCGCAGCTGTACGACGCCTTCACCATCACCACGCTGCTATTCCTGGAAGACCTGGGCTTCTGCCCCAAGGGCGAGGGCGGACGCTATGTGGAAAACGGCCGCATCGCGCCCGGTGGGGAAATGCCGGTGAATACCAGCGGCGGCGGCCTGTCCTACTGCCATCCCGGCATGTATGGCATCTTTGCCCTGATCGAGGCGGTGCGCCAGCTGCGCGGCGATTGCGGCGAGCGGCAGATCGCCGGCTGCCAGACCGCATTGGCGCATGGCAATGGCGGAACGCTGTCGAGCCAGAGCACGGTGATCCTGGGCAGCGCGGCGGTGCTTTGA
- a CDS encoding Zn-ribbon domain-containing OB-fold protein — MHESPLAIYRGHLAAGRLAYQYDPATARAVFPPRVLGPGSGTGAAQLEWRISAGLGTIHAVTIVHPRDQDAYNVVLVDMDEGFRLMSRVEGDAAQATPAPAIGMRVRVRAFSPPDGGEPYPVFDLQDSLDSPEAA; from the coding sequence ATGCATGAATCACCATTGGCCATCTATCGCGGCCATCTGGCGGCGGGCCGGCTCGCCTACCAATATGACCCGGCCACGGCCCGCGCGGTGTTTCCGCCGCGCGTGCTGGGCCCCGGCTCCGGCACCGGCGCCGCGCAACTCGAATGGCGCATCAGCGCCGGCCTGGGCACCATCCACGCCGTGACCATCGTGCATCCGCGCGACCAGGACGCCTACAACGTGGTGCTGGTCGATATGGACGAAGGCTTTCGCCTGATGAGCCGGGTGGAAGGCGACGCCGCCCAAGCCACGCCGGCGCCGGCCATCGGCATGCGGGTGCGCGTGCGCGCCTTTTCTCCCCCGGACGGCGGCGAACCCTATCCCGTGTTCGACCTGCAAGACTCATTGGACTCGCCGGAGGCAGCATGA